The Verrucomicrobiota bacterium genome segment ATAACGCAAAAGACTTGCATTATAGCGGCCTACTTGTTATTGCAATTGAATTGCGATAATGGGTAAAAAAATAACATCTTCTAAAAATGGATTCACGCTTGTTGAATTACTCGTGGTGATCGCTGTGATTGCGATTCTGGGCAGCATTGCCATTCCCGCCATAAGTGCTGCAAAAGTCCGGGCCAATCAGGTAAAATGCTCGAGTAACATGCGTCAGATCGGGATAGCGATGATTTCGTATGCTTTAGATAACGGGGGATGGCTCCCGACGACGACTCACGGGGGCGGGATGCAGAATTCTTGGATTTACCAACTGGAGGATTATGTGGGCGGGGGATTTGATGATATCAGGATATGCCCTTCCGATCCACGCGGTTTAGCTCGGAAAAATGCGAGAGGTACGAGTTATATTCTCAATGAATTTATCGCGGTAGATCATGCGAGTCCTTTTGGAGTGATACTCGAGTCATTTCGACATATGGACTCATTGGTAAATCTCGGGGGCACAATATTCGTCTTTATTGTCTCTGACAGGGTTGGTGTCTCGGGGATGAATGACCATACCCACAGCCGGAATTGGAATACATGGAATAGAGTCATCTCTGACATCCAGCCTGACCGGCACCGGTCTGGAGCGGGCACGACAAATAACACTTCGGGTGTCGGTAACTATCTCTACGGGGATGGGCGCGTGGAGGGGATGAAAGCCAACGAGTTGAAAAAAATTATAGATAGAGGGATTAATCCAGCAAGACCGCCTTCGATTTAGAAAACCCAAAAAAGCCCCAAAAAACCAAAAGGAAAAGTAATATGAAAACAACGATGAATATCAGGATACTCGCAGTAATGATGATCGGGAGCATATCTCTGTGCCTATATCCGGTCGCCGCTCAGACCGCTTTGACTACAGAGCATGTGGATTTTGGACTCGGTGAAGGAGCGGGACTAGAGCCGCACTGGCATGATGATACTAATAATATCGAGTATCAGCCGAACGA includes the following:
- a CDS encoding prepilin-type N-terminal cleavage/methylation domain-containing protein; the encoded protein is MGKKITSSKNGFTLVELLVVIAVIAILGSIAIPAISAAKVRANQVKCSSNMRQIGIAMISYALDNGGWLPTTTHGGGMQNSWIYQLEDYVGGGFDDIRICPSDPRGLARKNARGTSYILNEFIAVDHASPFGVILESFRHMDSLVNLGGTIFVFIVSDRVGVSGMNDHTHSRNWNTWNRVISDIQPDRHRSGAGTTNNTSGVGNYLYGDGRVEGMKANELKKIIDRGINPARPPSI